Proteins co-encoded in one Spirosoma endbachense genomic window:
- a CDS encoding acyltransferase family protein, translating into MQTSTSNLPEPAIAQPAPVKRLLSLDTLRGFDMFWIMGGEEVFHALAKTTGWAWAVLLADQFTHPDWNGFRAYDLIFPLFVFMAGVSTPFSIGSRLDKGADKAQIARKVISRGLILVVLGVIYNNGLFVKAFVDTRFPSVLGRIGLAGMFAQLIYLYARPRTQYIWFAGILLGYWAAMMLIPVPGCGAGVLTMECNLASYIDRQVVPGHLYKTIHDPEGLFSTIPAIGNALLGIFAGTFLRTPGKTGNQKAVQLLGAGALFVLLGWLWNFNFPINKNLWTSSFMLVTGGLSLTLLAVFYWIIDVKDRKGWTFFFTIIGMNSILIYLAGEFIDFEYAAHFFFGGLLKLSSSEVVRAVGGVLAFLAVKWVFLYFLYKKKTFLRV; encoded by the coding sequence ATGCAAACAAGTACCTCAAATTTACCAGAACCAGCCATTGCCCAGCCCGCGCCCGTTAAGCGGCTTCTCTCGCTCGATACACTACGAGGTTTCGATATGTTCTGGATTATGGGCGGTGAAGAAGTCTTTCATGCACTGGCCAAAACCACCGGATGGGCGTGGGCTGTTCTCCTTGCCGACCAGTTTACCCACCCCGACTGGAATGGCTTTCGGGCTTATGACCTGATTTTTCCGCTGTTTGTATTTATGGCGGGCGTTTCAACTCCTTTTTCGATAGGATCGCGGCTGGATAAGGGTGCTGATAAAGCACAGATTGCCCGCAAGGTTATCAGCCGGGGGCTTATTCTGGTTGTGCTCGGTGTCATTTACAACAATGGTCTATTCGTAAAAGCCTTTGTTGATACCCGTTTTCCAAGCGTTCTGGGGCGTATTGGGCTGGCAGGGATGTTTGCCCAGTTGATCTACCTGTATGCCCGACCGCGCACGCAATACATCTGGTTTGCGGGAATCCTGTTGGGTTACTGGGCCGCAATGATGCTGATACCGGTGCCGGGTTGCGGAGCGGGTGTGTTAACGATGGAATGCAATCTTGCCAGTTACATCGATCGTCAGGTAGTACCCGGCCATTTGTACAAAACGATCCATGATCCGGAGGGGTTGTTTTCTACGATTCCGGCAATCGGCAATGCACTGCTTGGCATTTTTGCCGGTACATTCCTGCGTACTCCGGGCAAAACGGGTAATCAGAAAGCAGTGCAACTGCTTGGTGCAGGAGCGCTTTTTGTTCTGCTCGGCTGGCTTTGGAATTTCAATTTCCCCATCAACAAAAACCTCTGGACCAGTTCGTTTATGCTGGTTACCGGTGGCCTGAGCCTGACCTTACTGGCTGTATTTTATTGGATTATCGACGTAAAAGACAGAAAAGGGTGGACGTTTTTCTTTACCATTATCGGTATGAATTCCATCCTGATTTATCTGGCTGGTGAGTTCATTGACTTCGAATATGCCGCTCACTTTTTCTTTGGTGGATTACTCAAACTGTCTTCCTCTGAAGTTGTCCGGGCCGTTGGCGGTGTTTTAGCTTTTTTAGCCGTCAAGTGGGTGTTTCTCTATTTTCTGTATAAGAAGAAGACATTCCTGCGGGTTTAA
- a CDS encoding purple acid phosphatase family protein, translated as MIRNFLTFLLVLTVASSWAQIHKDYLPTVYPDRLILGWQGNPATSQSVNWRTDSTVSNAVGAIAEADPSPDFVSKATLVPAITERVVLNGKSVLYHSVHFNNLKPDTKYSYCVGNGTYWSEWFQFKTAQDRSAPFSFLYFGDAQNDIRSLWSRAIRGAYSTLPTVNLMIHAGDLITTSNADWQWAEWFEAGGWINGMVPTLATPGNHEYFKDEQGKSRVSRHWRPSFVLPENGPKGLEETAYFFDYQGTRFVSLNSQAALLDSIILTTQADWLVQVLSNNPNRWTVVVHHHPIYSTKQGRDNDEWRVKMEPIYKKYGVDLVLQGHDHTYGRGLNMPLGKSRKHPDGPIYVVSVSGPKMYDIGLQNWMDRAGSNTQLYQTISIDGDKLSYQSYTVTGEKYDSFALIKSNKGQNTLVDQAPALSPERLELPAEYQKRFKPQEMDEYRNRFQEYKARKQAKKD; from the coding sequence ATGATACGTAATTTTCTGACTTTTCTCCTTGTATTGACCGTTGCTTCATCCTGGGCACAAATTCACAAAGATTATCTGCCTACAGTCTATCCTGACCGGCTTATTCTGGGTTGGCAGGGAAATCCGGCTACGTCGCAATCGGTCAACTGGCGTACCGACTCGACCGTTAGTAACGCTGTGGGAGCGATTGCCGAAGCCGACCCATCGCCCGATTTTGTCAGCAAGGCTACCCTTGTTCCGGCCATAACGGAACGGGTTGTGCTCAATGGGAAATCAGTGCTCTATCATTCCGTTCATTTTAACAATCTGAAACCAGACACTAAATACAGTTATTGCGTTGGCAACGGTACATATTGGAGCGAGTGGTTTCAGTTTAAAACAGCGCAGGACCGTTCGGCCCCGTTTTCGTTTCTGTATTTCGGCGATGCCCAGAACGATATTCGGTCGCTTTGGTCGCGAGCCATTCGCGGAGCTTATTCAACGTTGCCAACCGTAAATCTGATGATTCATGCGGGCGATTTGATCACTACATCCAACGCCGACTGGCAATGGGCCGAATGGTTCGAAGCGGGCGGCTGGATCAATGGGATGGTGCCAACACTGGCGACGCCGGGCAATCACGAATATTTTAAGGATGAACAGGGGAAATCACGTGTATCGAGACATTGGCGTCCCTCGTTTGTACTGCCCGAAAATGGGCCCAAAGGATTGGAGGAAACCGCTTACTTTTTTGATTATCAGGGCACACGCTTTGTTTCGTTAAATTCACAGGCTGCGTTGCTCGATTCAATCATACTAACTACGCAGGCTGACTGGCTCGTGCAGGTGTTGAGCAATAACCCCAATCGCTGGACGGTGGTTGTTCACCATCATCCGATCTATTCGACGAAACAGGGTCGCGATAACGACGAATGGCGCGTGAAGATGGAGCCGATCTACAAAAAATACGGTGTCGATCTGGTGTTGCAAGGGCATGATCATACCTATGGTCGTGGTTTAAACATGCCGTTGGGAAAGAGCCGTAAACATCCCGATGGGCCTATTTATGTGGTATCGGTGAGTGGCCCTAAAATGTATGATATCGGTCTACAGAACTGGATGGATCGGGCGGGGTCAAACACACAACTGTATCAAACCATCTCGATTGACGGCGATAAGTTATCATATCAATCCTATACCGTAACGGGCGAGAAATACGATTCGTTTGCGTTAATCAAAAGCAATAAAGGCCAGAATACGCTCGTCGATCAGGCACCTGCGCTATCCCCCGAACGACTCGAATTACCGGCGGAGTATCAGAAACGGTTTAAACCTCAGGAAATGGATGAATATCGAAACCGTTTTCAGGAATACAAGGCCCGTAAACAGGCAAAAAAAGATTAA
- a CDS encoding glycerophosphodiester phosphodiesterase family protein has translation MNRALKNLRSGFIIWCLIVRNSAYGQSPDSVAYYRTALAAQQKIGVSAHRGSSEIAPENTLATFRAVLQMQVDYIEIDVRTTKDGQLVILHDGTLNRTTTGTGPVKDQTLAELKKLSAAKGYGDQFQKEQIPTLDEVGELLADWNAHHPSKTNLYVDCKDVLPEPLVKTLTNHGLLSDAVFYGSDETLLALQKVAPTAKLMPGLKKAEAMADKISKLHPYAFDVSWPALTESLVDQIHGQKIKVFSDLLDFYDLPSQYTKAARLGIDVIQTDHVLKVYRTLAVKMVK, from the coding sequence ATGAATCGAGCTTTGAAAAATCTGAGAAGTGGCTTCATAATCTGGTGCCTGATTGTTCGAAATTCAGCTTACGGTCAATCGCCTGATTCAGTTGCCTATTACCGTACGGCATTGGCAGCGCAGCAAAAAATAGGTGTTTCAGCGCATAGAGGATCGTCGGAAATAGCGCCTGAAAATACGCTGGCTACCTTTCGGGCAGTTTTACAAATGCAGGTCGATTACATTGAGATCGATGTCCGAACAACGAAAGACGGCCAGCTGGTCATTTTGCATGATGGCACACTGAACAGAACGACTACGGGCACTGGCCCCGTAAAAGACCAGACGCTGGCTGAACTGAAAAAACTATCGGCGGCTAAAGGATATGGTGATCAATTCCAGAAGGAACAGATTCCAACGTTGGATGAGGTTGGAGAATTGCTTGCCGACTGGAACGCTCACCATCCGTCGAAAACAAATCTCTACGTCGATTGCAAAGACGTATTGCCGGAGCCATTGGTGAAAACCCTGACAAACCATGGATTATTGAGTGATGCTGTTTTTTACGGTTCCGACGAAACCCTGTTGGCTTTACAAAAAGTGGCGCCGACTGCGAAGCTGATGCCTGGACTGAAAAAAGCAGAGGCAATGGCCGACAAAATAAGCAAACTTCACCCGTATGCTTTTGATGTGAGCTGGCCAGCCCTTACTGAATCGCTGGTTGATCAAATTCATGGTCAGAAAATTAAAGTATTCTCTGACCTATTGGATTTTTATGATTTACCCAGTCAATATACCAAAGCAGCCCGACTCGGTATCGATGTTATTCAAACAGACCATGTGCTAAAGGTATACCGGACACTGGCTGTAAAAATGGTGAAATAA